Proteins encoded in a region of the Nitrospirota bacterium genome:
- a CDS encoding tyrosine-type recombinase/integrase gives MITSYIPQGHCLLQYGIDLYVVKELLGHKTITMTMRYAHHNPESLRHGVEVLDKSGDILVTVGDKAKISVAVTS, from the coding sequence ATTATTACCTCCTATATACCACAAGGGCATTGTCTGCTACAATACGGGATAGACCTCTATGTTGTCAAGGAATTATTGGGACATAAGACGATTACTATGACCATGAGATATGCACATCATAATCCTGAATCTCTGCGGCATGGAGTAGAGGTCTTGGATAAGTCTGGTGACATTTTGGTTACAGTCGGTGATAAAGCGAAGATTTCTGTTGCTGTAACCTCTTGA
- a CDS encoding type II toxin-antitoxin system HicB family antitoxin — MPARYRYTIEIIPEEDGIGYYAVVSSLPDCFSQGKTIEEAKRNIKEAIALHIKSLKKTGEPIPSESAEAYKTVIEWLLEPQIAKNNCHLTVKIMLY; from the coding sequence ATGCCAGCAAGATACCGTTACACAATAGAAATTATTCCAGAAGAAGATGGCATTGGTTATTATGCTGTCGTCTCCTCATTGCCTGATTGTTTTTCTCAGGGCAAGACCATTGAGGAGGCAAAAAGGAATATCAAGGAGGCGATAGCACTGCATATAAAATCTCTTAAGAAGACAGGGGAACCCATACCCTCTGAATCAGCCGAAGCCTATAAAACCGTTATTGAGTGGCTGCTTGAGCCGCAAATTGCCAAGAATAACTGCCATTTGACTGTGAAAATTATGCTATACTAA